ATTTGTGTATCCAGCATCACACAAATAGTAATTCCCTATATTCAATTTTAAGAATTCATTAATATGTAGacccaaataaaataattcaaaacctatgaaaatattaattaccTTGAGGAACCTTTAAGCCATTCTTCCTACTAATTGCATCCCTCAAAACTCTACCATCGGCAGCAGATCCTTCCCAACCCGGTAATACGTAGATAAAATGCATGTCTGGTGTGCAAACACCTAATACATTGGTAGCAATTTCACCTTTCCTTGTTCGGTACCTAGGTCTATCAACGGTTTCCACATTTACCTTTATAAAAGTGCCATCTAATGCTCCCAAGCAACCCTGAATCCCAATAACTTAATTAATGCTTTGTTTAGTTTTAAGTAGATAAAAAAAACTTAGTACTTAATAAAAATTCATACCTTAAACCACTTCCACCTATCATCGGTTGAATTATCAGGTATAGGCTCGGGCTTTCTAAACATTATGTCGTGTAGCCTTAAAACGGAGTTCAGAACAGCATGAAATTGCCTACTAACAGTCTCACCAGACCTTGCTATTTGGCGTTTAAGTACTCTATTCTTAATGTTGTGTGCAATTATATGAAGAAAGGATATTACCATCTCATCTATTGTCATATTCCTATTATCTTTCAACTTTCCATGAGTCTTTAAcaaataacataattttgttaaaGCTCTTCTATCCATTCTGCAATTTTCAACACAATGAACATCACTGTCAAAGACCatcctatttaaatttaaagaccTAATATTTTGTCGATATGTTCTTTGATGAACATATGTAATGGTCTTTTTAAACCTTCTTATCCTTCTCCTAACTAGTAAAGCCAAAGCAAGGAATATAAGAATATTAAAAAGGCTGTCCATCATTTGTAGTTGCAAAATGAGGATATTCTTCTGTCTTAGCGACAATCGTGCCATAACAACCTATAagaacattattattaaaataaattaactcaatgaaaattaactaattatattagttgcagataaaatgtgtaaatatgaaaataattgcatcagaattatatatatactgctACAATCATGATCCCCAAACATTTTTTTGGAATATGCATTAGCTATTCAAATATATCAATCCTGattattgcaaaaataaaaaaataaaaaaatttgtaaatatggaatatgaaaaaaaataaaaaaatatagcagAATTCTGTTTCCAGCAAAGAAGCCATTTCTGCATATGTTAAGTACCCAGATTTACAAAAAGCAGCTTTCAACTTTCATGTGAATGATAACACAAAAATAGCTAAGAATAGCAATGTTAATTAATATAGTCCGAAAAATACAATGACCACAATAACTACATCAAACACATACATCGATGGTttacaaatacataaaaaaaaatcaactggGTTTACAAATACATGTCAACGGTAGATcaagaattaatttttaataaatttagggTTTGCAAATACATCAAAAAAATGAACTCCTTCAATAATTCATCAGAGAATAGAGTAATAATTGAAAAGATTACTGAAAATAAGCGAATAACAAAGCAAGAAAGCTCAAAAAAttctaaacaaagaaaaatctcAGAAATTGATAGAAGAACAATACTtcatacacacacaaatatgAAAAATACAGAACAAATTAAGCTTTAGATTACAaagaataataagaataatcGCACCTTTGAAGACCTTCACTGAAGAGAAAATTGGGGAAGATATGCAATGGAGATGGAGTTTCGCACCTTCGCTGCGGAGTTCATGCGCAATCACAGATGGACTCTATCTGTCTGATGAATAAAAGAGGGATAGTTGAGGGCAATTTTGGAATAATAGAAagtaatctcacattacctaaCCAAAACTTGGTAATCAGATCACCTCAAACATACCCTCATTTCTTACGTGGCAGTCATCTTATATGACTTAACCTCTCAGATTACCTAAACCAAACATGGTAATCTAACATTACCTTTCTCAGATTACCCTGGTAATATTAGATtccttgaaccaaacgcccccttaaggtaatattttcattaattaaaatcttatacgatatttatattttaaaaaattattacctTGAGGAACCTTTAAACCATTCCTTATACTAATAGCATCCCTCAAAATTCTACCATTTGCCGCAGATCCTTCCCAACTTGGCAATACATAGATGAATTGCATGTCCGGTGTGCAAGCACCTAATACATTTGTGGCAATTTCACCTTTTCTAGTTCGATACCTAGGTTTGTCAATTGTTTCAACATTGACTTTTATAAAGGTTCCATCTAATGCACCCAAGCAACCCTAAATCCTAATGAAATATAAACATTTGTTAATAAATGATTTAGTTATAATtagataataaatttattaattttttcgaAAAGAGTATAGGGTACCTTAAACCACTTCCACCTCTCTCCGCTAAATTATCTAGTATCGATTTTGGATTTCTAAGAAGCATGTTGTGTAGTCTCAAAATAGAGTTCAAAACAGCATGAAATTGTCTACTAACAGTCTCACCAGATCTAGCTGTTTGACATTTAAGTACTCTATTCTTTATATTATGTGCAACtatatgaagaaaagaaatcaCCACCTCATCGATGGTTGCATTCCTACTATCTTTCAAATTACCATGAGTCCATAGCAAATCACATAATTTAGCTAAAGCTCTCCTATCCATTCTACAATGGTCAACATATTGCATCACTTTCAAAGACCATTTTTTGTAAATTCAAAGATCTAATATTATGTCTAGATGTCGTTTGATCGACATATGTCATAGTTCTAAAAAACTTTCTTCTTCGAAATACTAATGTCATATCAAGAAACATAAGAATATTAAACATGCTTTACATGATCTTTATGTGCAAAATGAGGACAACAACTTGCAATCTCATCTTTTGTCTTAATGGCAATTGAGCTATATCACCATATAAGAATGGAGTGTATTACTTACTTTTCCCTTAGTGATCAATTACACTGAtaaccacccccccccccccccccccccNccccccccccccccaccccccaccccaaaaaaaaaacaaatgtttaGTAATTAAACAACATTAGACTCAATATCTTAGTCAGACAAAACTTTATAAggtttggaagaagaagaaaaaaaaaagtggataGCTTTATACAGTGATAACAATACAAATCCGAAAGCCTATCAAAATGTTAGATTGAATGCTATAGACCTGTAATATCAAGGAGGTAAGGAACCCACTAAAAAAATACAGGATCCACATAGAGCAAtgaaccaaaaaacaaaaacaacaaagaacattcaattaaaaaaaaatcagatgtAGAGAACCAAGGTATAGAGAGTAATAATACACAGATTTTTAACAAGTAAGCTATCTTCAGTCATAGGGAACACACTTTATAATAACAccaaagaaaatagaaaaatagacAAAGAATTAAAGCATATAGGAAAAGGACTTGAAGCAAATGATGAATCTACATACATGAAGCGTAGTTTCAACAGCTTACATAATTAATCCTGAATAGGGCTAGTAAAACTATTCAAGTAGAGAGCATTTAATAGATAAGTAACATATTCCTATAGAAAACAGGTGAAGAAATTGGAAAATGAGGAAACCCTCTCCCTCCCCCTTGGGCAAAATTTAGTTTCAAAAAACTGAAAATAGTAATGATATTTTTGAGATTCTAGCTTAATCCACAAATTTATGAAGAAATAAGAAACAAAAGATGAGAGAGATGTGAGTATTACCCGTGTGATTGAGAAGATAGGAACCCTAAATTGAGACTTGGAGAAGACGAAGATGGCAGGTTGTTGTGTTTCTATAAGGGATTCTAAAATTGAACACTGGAAATTGATTTGTTGATGGATctagaaatgaaaatgaaaggTGATTACCTCTTGGTTCGTTATCCTCAAATCCGGCAGTGGAGAACGGTGGAAAGTGGAGAAATGTCATGGAGAAATGGTGGAGAGCAGAGAAATGTGGTGCGTTGATGTTAAGGGCAAATAGCGTAAAATGGCGAGGTAATCTAACATTACCTAAGAATAACAAGGGAATCACATTCCCtcaaaaatgggaaaaaaaaaaaaaagtctgatGTGAATGCAATGTTCAATTCCAAAGGAatgttatataaattaaacCAAACAAAGGTAAGTTATATAACTAACACAATATAACCCAAGTTATCCAATATACCctcaaccaaacgcccccttaaaTACTctagaaaagaagaaaatactTATGCATTCTAATTAATTCTGCGGCTACTCTTTCAGGCATGCTTTACTCTTTGACAACTCATGGATATGTACGCCATCATTCTCCATCACCGAGAAGAACTTGACCTCGAGTTTGCATGATCAGGATACAACGGTTCGAGTTCAGAGTGAAACTTAAATATATCTGCAACGTTGAAGTCTTCGAAATCTTCCAATCGTCCAAAATGTCTTCCACATAAGCATTATCattgatttttcaaagaatCTTAAAGTGATCGTATTTCTTCGGGCTAAGTTTATGAAAATTTTCTATGGTTTGACGTTCTTTCCGAAGGTAAACCATGACCTCCTCCCCAACATGAAATAACTGTTGTATCATTTTCCAATCAGCAACAGCTTTGTATTTAGCATTTAAAGTTTCAAGTTGAGCCTGTACTTCTTCTTGCACATTTTGTACTTGTTTAGTCATGGAGTCTGCCATCTTATATGGCTTGTCAATAGAGAGAAGACAAAGGAGATCAACAGCATGTTTCGGTATCTTTCTATACACAACGGAAAACGGTAATCGACCATGTGAGACCtcaaaattttttcaaaaattctatttatttaaACCTAAATAAATCCTATTATAAATTTTCACTCCtatgaagtatatatatatatatatatatatatatatatatatatatatatatatatatatatatatatatatatatatatatatatatatatatatatatatgttagtgaaatattttatatgccaatttaaaaataatttaatatcaaaacttatataaatattcatGGTTTCAAAAGCCCtgtttgaataaaatatttattagtcaaaATCTTTGATCAAAAGTCTATCTGAAACGAACTTGTGAACCTAATAGTCAAGTTTTATCCCATGAACTTGTTTTGATCCCACACTTATTACATTGCTTCATATTCATCATTTAACTCATCTATAACCACAAAATATCAACCTAAGAGCTAAACCCAAAATTCCTATTTTGCCCTTCTATCTTCACGTTTCAGACCTAGGGCTTTGTGCCAAGCGCCCTAGGTATAAATATCTACTGTTTTATCCATTGCCTCAATCCCTCCCTGATGATTTATAGTTTAGTGTGAGATGGAAAAGTGTAAACAGAGATGGAATCCCCGAGCGTTGTTCtctaaggatgacaaattggagtcaATCGAATGCAATGCTTTCTAAGGGAGAATTTAACAAGAGATAGCTAGGTGCAAGGAAAGCTTGAGTATGCATTTGAATAAGGAAGCAAGAAAGCAATAAGGAAAGCAATTAACAAAGCCATGAAGGCGGTGAATGGTTAATGGGGTAGGGGTAGTTTTATAATCATGTATAAATAGCTACCTATGTAAATGGAGAAAGGTATATTGAAGAATATATTGAAGTTGTCTAGTGACAATCtcttctttatcttcttttctttttctagaGTTAGGCTATCACTCGAAGAATAGTTATTCGGAGTTGGGCTGTCACTCAAAGCACAATCATGTCTCTTCTCCTCCCAATTTATGGAGTTTAGCTCTTCACTCGAAGAAGAACAATCTACTCAACCTCAGGGTTGTAtcaattggtgctttcattaAGAGTATCAGCCCAGAAAAATTATTTCTAGGACCCAAAAAAAGTATTGTTAATCATGAATATGTTAAGTCTGTAATTTTGTGGAACCATGATGCCTGGAATACATCACAACTTTCAGGAAAGGAAAAAGATGTCCTACTTCAACTAGTGTCTGGTGATGAACATGTTGGTTATCGACACATGGATCTCCATACATTGAAATTGAGTATCATTGGGGGAAGGTCATTCTCTTGTGGTGGTTCTCAACTATTTCGAAAAAGGCTTCTCATTGTTAGATATGTAAAGAAGTGTAGAGAAAACTTATAAAACTATAGTGGGTGCTCCACAGGATCATACAATAATATTTCTTGCTCATAATGGTCCAATAGGTCTAGGTTCTACAATGGATGACATCCGTGGAAGGAATTAGTGGTCTGAAGGTAGTGACCACGAAGATCCAGATCTAGCGCAAGTTGTTTCCCGGTTAAAAGAGACAACACAGCTTCCCGTCCCTTTGATTGTGTTTGATCACATGCATAAAGATCTGACCTATATAGGCCACCGAAAAATGGTGGTTGTTGGGGGAAGATAACACCATACGCCTGATTGGGGCCACTGTTCCGAGGGAGAATATGGTGAAAAAATGTTGGAGCCCCATGCACATGGAAACTGTAGAAACAATTCATAGTGTACCATCACCTTGAGGACAAGGTGATTTTGATGGGCGCGACAATGATACAACCATGGGAGCTGCTGCAGTTGTTGGTCGTTGGGATAATCAGTATTTTAGATACTTCATAGGTAGTTATGGaaaataatacttatacttCCAAATTCTACTCCCAGCTTTTACTCCCTCTTACAAACTTTTGATATTGACATTTTCATGGGACCCAGAGAATGAAGATAACTAATCAATCATTGCCacattaaaaagttaattaaaagtGAGGGAATAGAAATACggagtccatgtagtagaactcggTAATTATAACATGTAGTTGGATAGTGGATAGTTAATGCGATAGTAGATGgttttataattatgtataaataGCTACCTTACCTATGTAAATGGAGAAAGGTACTGAAAAATATATTGAAGTTGTCTAATTACAATCTCTTCTTTATCTCCCTTTCTGAAGTTAGACTATCACTCGAAGTATAACCATTTAGAATTAGGCTGCCCCTCCAAACACAACCTTGTCTTTTCTCTCCTTAATTTTTAGAGTTGAGCTCTTGagtcgaaaaaaaaaagagcaattcaTATAACCTCAAGGCTGTATAAAAAGAAAGCTTGCATAAAGACACGATACATTAGTCGTCCCGATCCCTATGCAAAGTGCAATAATAGCATGGACGCATTCTAGGAATTTCTTGAATTCTTCCACGTAACAAAAGAGAATACAACTAAATAAGAAGATGACTTTATGGTCTTGTGAGGAGCGCCGTCATTTCCTGTGTGTTGTCTATTTATAAGTTTTCAATCAATATTGTTTACCAATTCATCACcagcaaattatatcatggtcAAGGTTTTATGTGAGCCCGGATTTAGATTATGTGTTTGCATAGATTTAAATTATGTACTTgcaattaattagttatatacCTTCACCATGTACATAACCATggctaaataaattaaaaacataaactATGTTAATTGTAAGTAAAAATtcggttgttatgtcatggacccagttccaccttgcaaggtggactcaagtctatgttcataattttagtactctatgttcataattgtagaactctatattcacaattttttaattctatattcataatttttgaactctatatttacaattacagaactctatgttcaaaattttagaacttttatgttcaaaatttcataactctatattcacaatttcataactctatattcacaatttcataactctatattcaatagtataacacaatttttgaatctatataacaaaattgtgaatatagagttctaaaattgtgaacatagaattctacaattatgaacatagagttctaaaattgtgaacatggacatgggtccaccttgcaagatggacccgagtccatagcatTATTTGCCGTATAAACCAATGTTCACAATACGAACGGTGGgtcatggtccatgatataatgatGAGTTAATTGgtcatggtccatggtatagcGATGGGTTAATTCTATAAATGCTACATTGACGGTTTATCTTTACCAATTTTATCTTCAGTTTTCAATTTGACTATAAACGGCtgttgactattgattttgttccaaatttgATTATTCAGTTAAATATCTTTTTAATAAGCTTTAAATTGAAGTATAAGAATGTAAAAATTACTTTGATTTTTAGATGGATAATTGGGTTCATAAAGTTCATACATTGGGCTTACACTTACCATCAGTGGGAATGTGAAGAACATGTTGATGTATAAGCCAATTTAGACCATGTTACTGATAAGTCTTTATCGCAAATTTGATGTGATTATATCATTTGTCTCATCACCCTTAAATATACAAATCTGGAGAAACAATTCTGTTAgctaatttttacatttttatcctTACGTTTAATGCATATTAAACGAATATTTAACCAGAGagtcaaatttgaaacaaaatcaataattaagagATCAATTATgattaacttaaaaattaataataataattcataaatatcAATAATCAATAGACAATTcctagaattaactctataactATTCTTCATCACTTGCATGGACTGAGTTACGAAGAAATGAATGGACTGAATAAGAAATGGACCACATATCAATATTTGGATCTATGCTTTGGTTCCTAATAATTTTAGGGCAAAAAATGCAAAAGGCCCAACTTCATTGGGCATTTCTTTGACACTGAATTAATGCAAATGATTacggtgtgtttggtaacccgtaaaatgatttccgaaaaatattttctgagttttcggtgtttggtAACCTCCAAAAAATGCGAtcaacggaaaatattttccgttgaccaaggaaaatcagttcatttttccgtaaaatgacttacagAATTTTTTTTCTGTAAGTCATTTTTAAGAATCGACAAAATGGCCGTTTCATATGTTCTCGGCCAAAATCCAGTCATATCACCCATggccatggaccaaggaggtggggaaaccggCAGAAACCTGTTCGttctacgtttttttttttaactctattttttaataaataacattattttaatattattataattttttatattttaaataaaataattacaatatttaattatacaattctacccattttccagaaaatgaaccaaacacataaaaacagtttttcagaatacatccaaatattggaaataaaactattttccaaaaaataactcattttccagaaaacatttttcaaaagtcattttcctgctttccaaacggacccttaatgtaaaatttcattttccttcttaTGTATTTATCTGGTTCATGCCAAAATAGattatttttgttctttacCATTACACATGTCAATACGGGCCAAACCACTAGTAGCTTGACCCACCCCACCCCATGAGCTaggagttgttataccatgggcTAGGAATCACCTTGCAATGTAGATCCTGGtcctaaattgtgtatttttaatattagaattgtaaatttctaaaatataaattgtgtttctaagtcaaaacaaATAACGAATGTAAAAGGaaatttgtgaatacaatacAAGGTCATCGAATCTTAATATGTTAATATTGTGTGACTGCAGTATTTGAAAgaaatttgtgaatacaaaacaatgaaatcaattacatatatgttaacattgtttgttcgtagtatacaaattgtaaattttttaaaaggtaaattgtaaacatttagtatgtaaattgtgtatttaaaTTAGAACAACATCAGTATTCAAAACTAGGTCCACCACCCGCccagaataatttgccaagaGCTAGCGAGCCAGCCGACCCAGCCGGccttggcaaattattgcatggaccatggtccacatagttgtgtggaccaaaaataaaaagtacatatttttgtactgaaggtacattatttttgtactgtaggtacattatttgattacagtacaaaaataatgtaccttcattataaaaataatgtactttttatttttagtccacacagccatggtccatgcaataatgattggcctGACTtaccattttattttttggtaaaaGATATTGGTAAGTTTCAATCCTAAGACTTCTTAGaacaagaaaatatttattaccaacCAAGTTATCTTAACCTTGGAgaattattatacataatacTCCTTAATATattaggtatttttttttttacaaaaatatctactatactaataaaagtcaaagagagttacgcctaaaatgggtagaaaatggtggtcaaattatttaatcaaatggatggttcagattgtttagatttatatttttctttgagatttcctaatttatccttaattatattattatccgttaagtttttcgttaaatattttcttctccgttaacttttaacttacccattaatttctataagaaaggtcttaggttcaaacctcatctcaatcaaatttgacataattaagttcctcactctattttactcttattaaattaaataaattactagCTACagcaaaaaatgatacatatgtatttctttaatttagaattatgtgtctacaatacctttatttgaaaaaattattcattatcgaaaaattaaattaaataagagaaataatttcattagttatattgtctttattttctctcatgcaaagattttttacattcaaatttatcaattgatattcattacattgtccattatcttatttttatagtatcttgtgattaaatatcaaagttataatacaaaataaagttatatatttatttaccaagtattttattaataccatgaaaaagaattttaagaagaaataattggaagctaattatattaactacttaggaattaattgacaaagagagtactcaaataactcaacaaattgaagcggaatcactctattttactcttattgaattaaataaattagtagttacaacaaaatgTGATACATGtggatttctttaatttagaattatgtgtctacaatacctttatttgaaaaaattattcattatcgaaaaattaaattaaataagagaaataatttcattagttatattgtctttattttctctcatgcaaagattttttacattcaaatttatcaattgatatttattacattgtccattatcttatttttacaatatcttgtaattaaatatcaaa
This region of Ipomoea triloba cultivar NCNSP0323 chromosome 15, ASM357664v1 genomic DNA includes:
- the LOC116005492 gene encoding protein ALP1-like, producing MTIDEMVISFLHIIAHNIKNRVLKRQIARSGETVSRQFHAVLNSVLRLHDIMFRKPEPIPDNSTDDRWKWFKGCLGALDGTFIKVNVETVDRPRYRTRKGEIATNVLGVCTPDMHFIYVLPGWEGSAADGRVLRDAISRKNGLKVPQGNYYLCDAGYTNGDGFLAPYRGQRYHLNEWRQGYQPATAKEYFNMKHSQARNCIERCFGILKARWCILRDKSFYPVKTQCRIISACCILHNFIRSEMSIDPIEIEVPQTELDNDYEEELITHCETSSAWTEWRDKLADEMFTNWPSLHH